One Oncorhynchus nerka isolate Pitt River linkage group LG5, Oner_Uvic_2.0, whole genome shotgun sequence genomic window carries:
- the ugl gene encoding malate synthase-like isoform X3, protein MSDPITMELEPSPPGLEAEYRTIFTAGSLVFLQELVSAFDEEVDKILRLRISRKTHLDLSGDLPGFCEVTAPVRSDPSWRVRPVPQRLQRRHVDVGDLAPCDTQRFIQALSSPAQGLQVDFDDGNCPTYHNQIKGIYNVYRAVHNQFPNAPKISQAPVLMLRPRAWNMVEHNMMVESYMEARLWNNIFLWTEQKLGLPVGSIKATVLIENVLSAFEMEEILFELKDHSAGLNCGIWDYSASFVNKFGHRGAFLLPDRSKYVNMEKLFLRSYMDLLVQTCHRRGALATGGMAALLLPQDRDSAPYRAALANVTRLKLLEIKAGVDGFMVYDLGLIEPMQKLFQLHSQGDNQMHQLRDDLTVTPDDLLCMPAGGVTLYGLKYNIAVGILFIDAWLKGKGHFFYRGQVEDSATAEISRSQVWQWIRHQTQLEDDSRVVTRGLVTELTQEVMGELKVITRCHTVREEQRLLTAAAMFLEVVQKRDFPEFLTTYLNLDHTFLNSQAKRHEGGAVGDLPRPKL, encoded by the exons ATGTCC GATCCTATAACCATGGAGCTAGAGCCCTCTCCCCCAGGGTTGGAGGCTGAGTATCGAACCATCTTTACCGCAGGCTCCCTGGTCTTCCTACAGGAACTGGTCTCAGCATTTGATGAAGAGGTCGACAAG ATCCTGAGGCTTAGAATCTCCAGGAAGACCCACCTGGACCTGTCAGGTGACCTACCGGGGTTCTGTGAGGTCACAGCCCCCGTAAGAAGCGACCCTAGCTGGAGGGTCCGTCCAGTCCCCCAGAGGCTGCAGAGGAGACATGTGGATGTGGGGGACCTGGCCCCCTGTGACACCCAGCGCTTCATTCAGGCCCTCAGTTCCCCTGCACAGGGCCTACAG GTTGATTTTGATGATGGGAACTGCCCAACGTACCACAACCAGATAAAAGGCATTTATAATGTTTACCGGGCGGTGCACAATCAATTTCCCA ATGCCCCCAAGATATCCCAGGCTCCTGTTCTGATGCTCCGCCCTAGAGCCTGGAACATGGTGGAACACAACATGATG GTCGAGAGCTACATGGAGGCGAGACTTTGGAACAACATATTCCTCTGGACAGAGCAGAAG CTGGGCCTGCCTGTGGGCAGCATAAAGGCAACCGTGCTGATAGAGAATGTGCTGTCAGCATTTGAGATGGAGGAGATTCTGTTTGAGCTTAAGGATCACTCTGCTGGACTCAACTGTGGGATCTGGGATTATTCCGCCTCCTTTGTCAACAAGTTTG GTCACCGAGGGGCCTTCCTGCTCCCTGACCGCAGTAAGTATGTCAACATGGAGAAGCTGTTCCTGCGGAGCTACATGGACCTGCTGGTCCAGACATGTCACCGTAGAGGAGCCCTGGCTACTGGAGGTATGGCAGCCCTGCTGCTGCCTCAGGACAGGGACAGTGCCCCCTATAGAGCAGCCTTGGCCAACGTCACCAG ACTGAAGTTACTGGAGATCAAAGCTGGTGTTGATGGCTTCATGGTGTATGACCTGGGCTTGATAGAGCCCATGCAGAAA CTCTTCCAGCTGCATTCTCAGGGTGACAACCAGATGCACCAGCTTAGAGATGACCTCACGGTTACCCCCGACGACCTGCTCTGCATGCCAGCG GGTGGAGTAACCCTGTACGGCTTGAAGTATAACATTGCTGTAGGAATCCTGTTCATAGATGCTTGGCTCAAAG GCAAAGGTCACTTCTTCTACAGGGGACAGGTGGAAGATTCTGCAACTGCAGAAATCTCCAGATCCCAG GTGTGGCAGTGGATCCGCCATCAGACACAGCTGGAGGATGATAGCAGGGTGGTGACCCGGGGTCTTGTGACAGAGCTGACCCAGGAGGTCATGGGAGAGCTGAAGGTCATCACACGCTGTCACACTGTCAG gGAGGAACAGAGGTTGTTGACAGCTGCAGCCATGTTCCTGGAGGTTGTCCAGAAGAGAGATTTCCCAGAGTTCCTCACCACCTACCTCAACCTGGACCACACCTTCCTCAACTCTCAAGCCAAAAGGCATGAGGGTGGGGCAGTAGGGGACTTGCCCAGACCAAAACTCTGA
- the LOC115129446 gene encoding N-alpha-acetyltransferase 15, NatA auxiliary subunit-like, with protein sequence MPSITLPPKENALFKRILRCYEHKQYRNGLKFCKQILSNPKFAEHGETLAMKGLTLNCLGKKEDAYELVRRGLRNDLKSHVCWHVYGLLQRSDKKYDEAIKCYRNALKWDKDNLQILRDLSLLQIQMRDLEGYRETRYQLLQLRPAQRASWIGYAVAYHLLEDFEMAAKIVEEFRKTQQTSPDKVDYEYSELLLYQNQVLREAGLFKEALEHLTTYEKQICDKLAVEETRGELLLQLDRSEEATEVYRQLQERNPENWAYYQGLEKALKPACIEERQKLYEEAWVKYPKGLVPRRLPLTFLTGEKFRECLDCYLRMNFSKGCPPVFTTLKSLYHDKEKLSIIEELVVGYETCLKSCRKFNQSDDGKEEPPTTLLWVQYFLAQHFDHVGQQTLALDYINTAIESTPTLIELFLIKAKIYKHAGNIKEAARWMDEAQALDTADRFINSKCAKYMLKAGLVKEAEEMCSKFTREGASAVENLNEMQCMWYQTECALAYKSMNKFGDALKKCHEIERHFVEITDDQFDFHTYCMRKMTLRSYVDLLKLEDVLRMHPFYYKAARTAIQIYLGLHDNPLTDDNKEHQADAENLNDKELKKLRNKQRRAQKKAQLEEEKKNAEKEKQLKNQKKKKEDDDEEIGGPKEELIPDKLAKVENPLEEAVKFLTPLKNLVKNKIETHLLAFEIYFRKEKYLLMLQSVKRAFSMEPSHPWLHQCLVRFFKGVSDSKDLPEAVRTVLKQEISRLFGESNPQNFNKNYLSQHSNSIPHRVAAAKMMFYLDPSSDKMASELATAPDESLTGRSITICTDVLEALREGNLGDGQQKAAEAYRAACNKLYPHTLAFMPPGYEDNATSTISANGDLSAGEHDDMANDM encoded by the exons ATGCCCTCAATTACTCTACCGCCGAAGGAGAACGCTCTATTCAAGAGAATATTG AGATGCTATGAGCACAAGCAGTACAGAAATGGACTCAAGTTCTGCAAACAGATCCTCTCCAACCCAAAGTTCGCAGAGCATGGAG AGACGCTGGCGATGAAGGGACTGACCCTGAACTGTCTGGGGAAAAAGGAGGATGCGTACGAGCTGGTGAGACGAGGCCTGCGCAACGACCTCAAGAGCCATGTCT GCTGGCATGTGTATGGTCTGCTGCAGCGGTCGGATAAGAAGTACGACGAGGCCATCAAGTGCTACCGCAATGCTCTGAAGTGGGACAAGGACAACCTGCAGATCCTCAGGGACCTTTCTCTTCTCCAAATCCAGATGAGAGACCTGGAGGGCTACAGG gagACCCGCTATCAGCTCCTGCAGCTGCGTCCCGCACAGAGGGCCTCATGGATCGGCTACGCCGTGGCCTACCACCTGCTGGAGGACTTTGAGATGGCCGCCAAGATCGTTGAAGAGTTTCGCAAAACGCAACAG ACGTCACCAGACAAAGTGGACTATGAGTACAGTGAGCTGCTGCTGTACCAGAACCAGGTGCTCAGGGAGGCGGGGCTGTTCAAGGAAGCACTGGAGCACCTCACCACCTATGAGAAACAGATCTGTGACAAGCTTGCTGTGGAGGAGacacgag GAGAGCTGCTACTGCAGCTAGACCGCTCGGAGGAGGCCACTGAGGTCTACCGACAACTCCAGGAGAGGAACCCTGAGAACTGGGCCTACTACCAGGGTCTGGAGAAAGCACTGAAACCAG CTTGCATAGAGGAGAGGCAGAAGCTCTATGAGGAGGCGTGGGTGAAGTATCCCAAAGGACTTGTTCCCCGGAGGCTGCCTCTCACCTTCCTAACAG GTGAGAAGTTCCGTGAATGTCTGGACTGCTATCTGAGGATGAACTTCAGTAAAGGTTGTCCGCCCGTCTTCACCACTCTGAAGTCCCTGTATCACGACAAGGAGAAG TTGTCCATCATTGAAGAATTAGTGGTTGGATATGAGACGTGTTTGAAAAGCTGTCGAAAGTTCAATCAAAGTG ATGACGGTAAGGAGGAGCCCCCCACCACTCTGCTGTGGGTCCAGTATTTCCTGGCTCAGCACTTTGACCACGTGGGCCAGCAGACGCTAGCCCTGGACTACATCAACACAGCAATCGAGAGCACACCCACGCTCATAGAACTGTTCCTCATCAAGGCCAAAATATACAAG CATGCAGGTAACATAAAGGAAGCAGCCAGGTGGATGGATGAGGCCCAGGCTCTGGACACTGCTGACCGCTTCATCAACTCAAAGTGTGCAAAGTACATGTTGAAGGCCGGCCTGGTCAAAGAGGCAGAAGAGATGTGCTCCAAGTTCACAAGG GAGGGTGCATCAGCGGTAGAGAATCTGAATGAGATGCAGTGTATGTGGTACCAGACAGAATGTGCTCTGGCCTATAAGTCCATGAACAAGTTTGGAGACGCACTCAAGAAGTGCCACGAGATCGAGAGG CATTTTGTGGAGATCACAGACGACCAGTTCGACTTCCACACGTACTGCATGAGGAAAATGACGCTGCGATCCTATGTGGACCTGCTCAAGCTGGAGGACGTGCTGCGCATGCACCCCTTCTATTACAAAGCTGCCCGCACCGCCATTCAGATCTATCTCGGCCTGCACGACAACCCACTCACCGACGACAACAAGGAACACCAGGCGGACGCCG AGAACCTGAATGACAAGGAGCTAAAGAAGCTTAGGAACAAGCAGAGACGAGCCCAGAAGAAAGCCCAactagaggaggagaagaagaacgcAGAGAAAGAGAAGCAGCTGAAGAaccagaagaagaagaaagaagatgaCGACGAGGAGATCGGAGGACCAAAGGAGGAGCTCATACCAGACAAACTGGCCAAG GTGGAGAACCCACTAGAGGAGGCAGTGAAGTTTTTAACCCCCCTGAAAAACCTGGTGAAGAACAAGATTGAGACTCACCTCCTGGCCTTCGAGATCTACTTCAGGAAAG AGAAGTACCTGCTGATGTTGCAGTCGGTGAAGAGAGCATTCTCCATGGAGCCCTCTCACCCCTGGCTGCACCAGTGTCTAGTGCGCTTCTTCAAAGGAG TGTCTGACAGTAAGGACCTACCGGAGGCTGTGCGGACTGTTTTGAAGCAGGAGATCTCACGGCTGTTTGGGGAGAGCAACCCCCAGAACTTTAACAAGAACTACCTGAGCCAACACTCCAACTCTATACCACACCGCGTTGCTG CTGCTAAGATGATGTTTTATCTGGACCCGTCCTCTGACAAGATGGCCTCTGAGCTGGCTACAGCGCCAGATGAGTCCCTCACTGGGAGAAGCATCACG ATCTGCACAGATGTGCTGGAGGCGCTGCGTGAGGGCAATCTCGGCGATGGGCAGCAGAAGGCAGCGGAGGCGTACCGCGCCGCGTGTAACAAGCTGTACCCCCACACCTTGGCCTTCATGCCCCCCGGCTACGAGGACAACGCCACCTCCACCATCAGCGCCAATGGAGACCTGTCAGCAGGCGAACACGACGACATGGCCAACGACATGTGA
- the ndufc1 gene encoding NADH dehydrogenase [ubiquinone] 1 subunit C1, mitochondrial, with protein sequence MTLNRLLLRAASASKIGSRSAFTAAKPDHTNPNWLRVGLTFGTSAFLWGLLFKQHSTDVHEYKVRNGLE encoded by the exons ATGACACTAAATCGTTTATTACTACGGGCAGCAAGCGCCAGCAAGA TTGGGAGTCGGTCTGCGTTCACCGCAGCAAAACCAGATCACACCAACCCCAACTGGCTGCGTGTGGGCCTAACGTTCGGGACGTCCGCTTTCCTCTGGGGCCTG CTCTTCAAACAGCACAGCACTGATGTGCATGAGTACAAAGTGAGGAATGGCCTGGAATGA
- the LOC115129456 gene encoding short coiled-coil protein B, which produces MSSDGDGDMENQAELEEKTRLINQVLELQHTLEDLSSRVDAVKEENLKLKSENQVLGQYIENLMSASSVFQTTDTKSKRK; this is translated from the exons ATGAGCTCCGACGGGGATG gtgacaTGGAGAATCAGGCTGAGCTGGAGGAAAAGACTAGGCTTATAAACCAGGTGTTGGAGCTTCAACACACTCTAGAAG ACCTGTCGTCGCGTGTGGATGCGGTGAAGGAGGAGAACCTGAAGTTGAAGTCTGAGAACCAGGTTCTGGGTCAGTACATTGAGAACCTTATGTCTGCCTCCAGCGTGTTCCAGACCACCGACACCAAGAGCAAACGAAAATAA
- the ugl gene encoding malate synthase-like isoform X1, with the protein MSDPITMELEPSPPGLEAEYRTIFTAGSLVFLQELVSAFDEEVDKILRLRISRKTHLDLSGDLPGFCEVTAPVRSDPSWRVRPVPQRLQRRHVDVGDLAPCDTQRFIQALSSPAQGLQVDFDDGNCPTYHNQIKGIYNVYRAVHNQFPNAPKISQAPVLMLRPRAWNMVEHNMMVKGKEVPGPLCDFGFLMFHCGKLLFDCESGPFFYLSKVESYMEARLWNNIFLWTEQKLGLPVGSIKATVLIENVLSAFEMEEILFELKDHSAGLNCGIWDYSASFVNKFGHRGAFLLPDRSKYVNMEKLFLRSYMDLLVQTCHRRGALATGGMAALLLPQDRDSAPYRAALANVTRLKLLEIKAGVDGFMVYDLGLIEPMQKLFQLHSQGDNQMHQLRDDLTVTPDDLLCMPAGGVTLYGLKYNIAVGILFIDAWLKGKGHFFYRGQVEDSATAEISRSQVWQWIRHQTQLEDDSRVVTRGLVTELTQEVMGELKVITRCHTVREEQRLLTAAAMFLEVVQKRDFPEFLTTYLNLDHTFLNSQAKRHEGGAVGDLPRPKL; encoded by the exons ATGTCC GATCCTATAACCATGGAGCTAGAGCCCTCTCCCCCAGGGTTGGAGGCTGAGTATCGAACCATCTTTACCGCAGGCTCCCTGGTCTTCCTACAGGAACTGGTCTCAGCATTTGATGAAGAGGTCGACAAG ATCCTGAGGCTTAGAATCTCCAGGAAGACCCACCTGGACCTGTCAGGTGACCTACCGGGGTTCTGTGAGGTCACAGCCCCCGTAAGAAGCGACCCTAGCTGGAGGGTCCGTCCAGTCCCCCAGAGGCTGCAGAGGAGACATGTGGATGTGGGGGACCTGGCCCCCTGTGACACCCAGCGCTTCATTCAGGCCCTCAGTTCCCCTGCACAGGGCCTACAG GTTGATTTTGATGATGGGAACTGCCCAACGTACCACAACCAGATAAAAGGCATTTATAATGTTTACCGGGCGGTGCACAATCAATTTCCCA ATGCCCCCAAGATATCCCAGGCTCCTGTTCTGATGCTCCGCCCTAGAGCCTGGAACATGGTGGAACACAACATGATG GTTAAAGGCAAAGAGGTGCCAGGGCCGCTGTGTGATTTCGGCTTCCTCATGTTCCACTGTGGCAAGCTGTTGTTCGACTGCGAGAGTGGGCCATTTTTCTACCTTTCCAAA GTCGAGAGCTACATGGAGGCGAGACTTTGGAACAACATATTCCTCTGGACAGAGCAGAAG CTGGGCCTGCCTGTGGGCAGCATAAAGGCAACCGTGCTGATAGAGAATGTGCTGTCAGCATTTGAGATGGAGGAGATTCTGTTTGAGCTTAAGGATCACTCTGCTGGACTCAACTGTGGGATCTGGGATTATTCCGCCTCCTTTGTCAACAAGTTTG GTCACCGAGGGGCCTTCCTGCTCCCTGACCGCAGTAAGTATGTCAACATGGAGAAGCTGTTCCTGCGGAGCTACATGGACCTGCTGGTCCAGACATGTCACCGTAGAGGAGCCCTGGCTACTGGAGGTATGGCAGCCCTGCTGCTGCCTCAGGACAGGGACAGTGCCCCCTATAGAGCAGCCTTGGCCAACGTCACCAG ACTGAAGTTACTGGAGATCAAAGCTGGTGTTGATGGCTTCATGGTGTATGACCTGGGCTTGATAGAGCCCATGCAGAAA CTCTTCCAGCTGCATTCTCAGGGTGACAACCAGATGCACCAGCTTAGAGATGACCTCACGGTTACCCCCGACGACCTGCTCTGCATGCCAGCG GGTGGAGTAACCCTGTACGGCTTGAAGTATAACATTGCTGTAGGAATCCTGTTCATAGATGCTTGGCTCAAAG GCAAAGGTCACTTCTTCTACAGGGGACAGGTGGAAGATTCTGCAACTGCAGAAATCTCCAGATCCCAG GTGTGGCAGTGGATCCGCCATCAGACACAGCTGGAGGATGATAGCAGGGTGGTGACCCGGGGTCTTGTGACAGAGCTGACCCAGGAGGTCATGGGAGAGCTGAAGGTCATCACACGCTGTCACACTGTCAG gGAGGAACAGAGGTTGTTGACAGCTGCAGCCATGTTCCTGGAGGTTGTCCAGAAGAGAGATTTCCCAGAGTTCCTCACCACCTACCTCAACCTGGACCACACCTTCCTCAACTCTCAAGCCAAAAGGCATGAGGGTGGGGCAGTAGGGGACTTGCCCAGACCAAAACTCTGA
- the ugl gene encoding malate synthase-like isoform X2, with product MELEPSPPGLEAEYRTIFTAGSLVFLQELVSAFDEEVDKILRLRISRKTHLDLSGDLPGFCEVTAPVRSDPSWRVRPVPQRLQRRHVDVGDLAPCDTQRFIQALSSPAQGLQVDFDDGNCPTYHNQIKGIYNVYRAVHNQFPNAPKISQAPVLMLRPRAWNMVEHNMMVKGKEVPGPLCDFGFLMFHCGKLLFDCESGPFFYLSKVESYMEARLWNNIFLWTEQKLGLPVGSIKATVLIENVLSAFEMEEILFELKDHSAGLNCGIWDYSASFVNKFGHRGAFLLPDRSKYVNMEKLFLRSYMDLLVQTCHRRGALATGGMAALLLPQDRDSAPYRAALANVTRLKLLEIKAGVDGFMVYDLGLIEPMQKLFQLHSQGDNQMHQLRDDLTVTPDDLLCMPAGGVTLYGLKYNIAVGILFIDAWLKGKGHFFYRGQVEDSATAEISRSQVWQWIRHQTQLEDDSRVVTRGLVTELTQEVMGELKVITRCHTVREEQRLLTAAAMFLEVVQKRDFPEFLTTYLNLDHTFLNSQAKRHEGGAVGDLPRPKL from the exons ATGGAGCTAGAGCCCTCTCCCCCAGGGTTGGAGGCTGAGTATCGAACCATCTTTACCGCAGGCTCCCTGGTCTTCCTACAGGAACTGGTCTCAGCATTTGATGAAGAGGTCGACAAG ATCCTGAGGCTTAGAATCTCCAGGAAGACCCACCTGGACCTGTCAGGTGACCTACCGGGGTTCTGTGAGGTCACAGCCCCCGTAAGAAGCGACCCTAGCTGGAGGGTCCGTCCAGTCCCCCAGAGGCTGCAGAGGAGACATGTGGATGTGGGGGACCTGGCCCCCTGTGACACCCAGCGCTTCATTCAGGCCCTCAGTTCCCCTGCACAGGGCCTACAG GTTGATTTTGATGATGGGAACTGCCCAACGTACCACAACCAGATAAAAGGCATTTATAATGTTTACCGGGCGGTGCACAATCAATTTCCCA ATGCCCCCAAGATATCCCAGGCTCCTGTTCTGATGCTCCGCCCTAGAGCCTGGAACATGGTGGAACACAACATGATG GTTAAAGGCAAAGAGGTGCCAGGGCCGCTGTGTGATTTCGGCTTCCTCATGTTCCACTGTGGCAAGCTGTTGTTCGACTGCGAGAGTGGGCCATTTTTCTACCTTTCCAAA GTCGAGAGCTACATGGAGGCGAGACTTTGGAACAACATATTCCTCTGGACAGAGCAGAAG CTGGGCCTGCCTGTGGGCAGCATAAAGGCAACCGTGCTGATAGAGAATGTGCTGTCAGCATTTGAGATGGAGGAGATTCTGTTTGAGCTTAAGGATCACTCTGCTGGACTCAACTGTGGGATCTGGGATTATTCCGCCTCCTTTGTCAACAAGTTTG GTCACCGAGGGGCCTTCCTGCTCCCTGACCGCAGTAAGTATGTCAACATGGAGAAGCTGTTCCTGCGGAGCTACATGGACCTGCTGGTCCAGACATGTCACCGTAGAGGAGCCCTGGCTACTGGAGGTATGGCAGCCCTGCTGCTGCCTCAGGACAGGGACAGTGCCCCCTATAGAGCAGCCTTGGCCAACGTCACCAG ACTGAAGTTACTGGAGATCAAAGCTGGTGTTGATGGCTTCATGGTGTATGACCTGGGCTTGATAGAGCCCATGCAGAAA CTCTTCCAGCTGCATTCTCAGGGTGACAACCAGATGCACCAGCTTAGAGATGACCTCACGGTTACCCCCGACGACCTGCTCTGCATGCCAGCG GGTGGAGTAACCCTGTACGGCTTGAAGTATAACATTGCTGTAGGAATCCTGTTCATAGATGCTTGGCTCAAAG GCAAAGGTCACTTCTTCTACAGGGGACAGGTGGAAGATTCTGCAACTGCAGAAATCTCCAGATCCCAG GTGTGGCAGTGGATCCGCCATCAGACACAGCTGGAGGATGATAGCAGGGTGGTGACCCGGGGTCTTGTGACAGAGCTGACCCAGGAGGTCATGGGAGAGCTGAAGGTCATCACACGCTGTCACACTGTCAG gGAGGAACAGAGGTTGTTGACAGCTGCAGCCATGTTCCTGGAGGTTGTCCAGAAGAGAGATTTCCCAGAGTTCCTCACCACCTACCTCAACCTGGACCACACCTTCCTCAACTCTCAAGCCAAAAGGCATGAGGGTGGGGCAGTAGGGGACTTGCCCAGACCAAAACTCTGA
- the LOC115129452 gene encoding ras-related protein Rab-33B-like gives MASVESSTEFTSSLTVSSHLPPPRTRIFKIIVIGDSGVGKTCLTYQFCAGKFPEKTEATIGVDFREKLIEIDGEKIKVQLWDTAGQERFRKSMVQHYYRNVHAVVFVYDVTSAASFRSLPAWIEECKQHALGQEVPRILVGNKCDLQNSVQVGTDLAQQFADAHSMPLFETSAKNPSSNGHGDGSHGNSDHVEAIFMTVAHKLKSQKPLILSQLPGGDTVTLTRGRDEGEEKASWACMC, from the exons ATGGCAAGTGTGGAGTCGTCGACGGAATTCACTAGTTCGCTGACTGTCTCGTCTCATCTTCCGCCACCACGGACGCGGATTTTCAAGATCATCGTGATTGGGGACTCCGGTGTGGGCAAGACATGCCTAACCTACCAATTCTGTGCGGGCAAGTTTCCGGAGAAAACCGAGGCCACGATCGGGGTGGACTTTCGGGAGAAACTTATCGAGATTGACGGCGAGAAAATCAAG GTTCAGCTATGGGACACGGCAGGCCAGGAGCGTTTCCGTAAGAGCATGGTGCAGCACTACTACCGCAACGTGCACGCTGTGGTGTTCGTGTACGACGTGACCAGTGCCGCCAGCTTCCGCAGCCTCCCGGCCTGGATCGAGGAGTGTAAGCAGCACGCTCTGGGCCAGGAGGTCCCGAGGATCCTGGTTGGGAACAAGTGTGACCTGCAGAACTCTGTCCAGGTGGGCACAGACTTGGCCCAGCAGTTTGCGGACGCCCACTCCATGCCCTTGTTCGAGACATCTGCCAAGAACCCCAGCAGCAATGGTCATGGCGACGGTAGCCATGGTAACAGTGATCACGTGGAGGCCATTTTCATGACGGTAGCCCACAAGCTGAAGTCCCAGAAGCCACTGATACTGAGCCAGCTGCCCGGGGGGGACACGGTGACCCTGACGAGGGGAAGGGACGAGGGCGAGGAGAAGGCGAGCTGGGCCTGCATGTGCTGA